The region ATTATGCGCTGGCCGAGTCCGTGGGGCGAAGGGTTTCCCGGCTGGCATATCGAATGCTCGGCAATGTCGATGAAATATTTGGGCGAGAGTTTCGATATTCACGGCGGCGGATTGGAGAACCAATTTCCCCATCATGAATGCGAGATTGCGCAAAGCGAAGGGGCAACGGGCAAGCCGTTCGTGAAGTACTGGCTGCACAACAACATGGTGACCGTTGACGGACAGAAGATGGGGAAATCCCTCAACAACTTCACGACGTTGAAGGATGCGTACAAGAAATGGAAACCCGAAACGATCCGCTTCTTCATTCTTCAAAGTCATTACCGGAGCACGCTCGATTTCAGCGACGAGGCGGTTGATGCAGCGGGCAAGGGGCTCGACAAGCTCAACAATACAGTCCGATCGGTGCGTGAGAAGATGAAGAACGCTGTAGCCGGGGGCTCAGCGGTTTCCATCGATCTTGACCGTCACAAAGCTGCATTTCTGGCGGCAATGGATGATGATTTCAACACGCCGCAGGCGCTCGCCGCGTTGTTTGACTTCAGCAGAGAGGTAAACCAGTTGTTGGCAACCGAGGCCTCGCTTTCCCTTTCTTCCCTTCAACACATCGATGCGCTGTACCGAGAATTGGCGGAGACGATTCTTGGACTTACGTTCGGCGACTCCCGCGCAGATTCATCGGACGCGCGTATTCTTGACGGGTTAATGGAATTGATTTTGGATTTGCGCAAAGATATCCGTGCTCAAAAGATGTATGCCCTTTCCGACAAAATTCGTAATGCGCTGAATGCAATTGGAATTGTGGTGGAGGATAAGAAAGACGGCACAACAACCTGGCGCAAAGGATCGTAGAATTTCTTGATGGCGCACGCTATAATCATAGCCAACGGCACTGTTCTCACCTGCGATGCAGCGAACCGGTGCGGCCGACTGCACATTGTTGTCAGCAACGGGAGATTTCTGAACATTTCCGACAACCTCGACAGGCTGCGGAGCGAACATCCCCAGGCCGAATTGTTCGACGCCAAGGGGATGCTGATCGTGCCGGGATTTGTCAACGCCCATTACCACGGCGAGAGTTTTCTCTTGCGCGCCACAACTGAAGGATTTCATTTCAGTTTGTGGAAGGACGAGGGACCGCTTCAACAGGCGGCAACACGACTTCTGCACAAATCAAGTTACGAGGATGTCCGCACGTTATACCGGGCCGCCTACGGGGCGCATTTGTTGTCGGGAACAACGTGCGTTGGCGAGTTTCCTCCGGATGTCGACGAAAACGCGTTCGGGTATATGCTGCAAGGCATTGAGCCGAGCGGAATCATCCCTGTCATCACACTGCAGAATTGGGAACATATCGGGGCAGTTCGTTCTCTTCACGAAAAGCGGCCGCGTGTTGCCGTGAATATGGGAAAAGAGAACGACTTCACAGTGTACAGTATCGAGAAACTCTCGCAGGCTGCAAAGGAGTTGCGTGCCCCGCTGCTTGCGCATGTGGCGGAACAACGCGACGATGTCGAGATTGTGAGAAAGAATTTTCAGAAGGATATTCTCACTCTTCTCAACTCCTTCAATGCCATCCGGCAGAGCACGATCCTGATTCACGCGAACCATTGCTCCGATTCCGAGGCTGCAATCGTGAAGGAAGCGAACGGCACGGTGATCGTGTGCGCTCGTTCAACCGCCCTGAAGCAAACCGGCTACCCGGCACTCCGGCACCTTGCCAAACGGCATGTACGATTGGCCATGGGAACAGACTGGGGGGATGTGGATATGCCGGCAGAGATGCGCTTCATCAGCCAACTGCCTCTTGTCGTGCCGG is a window of Bacteroidota bacterium DNA encoding:
- the cysS gene encoding cysteine--tRNA ligase; this encodes MPLHLYNTLTRQKEEFKPLREKYVGMYVCGPTVYGHSHLGHGKSYVAFDVIVRYLRYLGYNVTYVQNITDVGHLLGETNEGEDRLLKASRLEQKHPMEIAELYTRSYFEDMDALNVLRPDISPRATGHIVEQIEMVKDLLAKGLAYEANGSVYFDVHKFHGYGKLSGRSVEELEAGARVEVKSEKRHPADFALWKKAEPEHIMRWPSPWGEGFPGWHIECSAMSMKYLGESFDIHGGGLENQFPHHECEIAQSEGATGKPFVKYWLHNNMVTVDGQKMGKSLNNFTTLKDAYKKWKPETIRFFILQSHYRSTLDFSDEAVDAAGKGLDKLNNTVRSVREKMKNAVAGGSAVSIDLDRHKAAFLAAMDDDFNTPQALAALFDFSREVNQLLATEASLSLSSLQHIDALYRELAETILGLTFGDSRADSSDARILDGLMELILDLRKDIRAQKMYALSDKIRNALNAIGIVVEDKKDGTTTWRKGS
- a CDS encoding amidohydrolase family protein, which produces MAHAIIIANGTVLTCDAANRCGRLHIVVSNGRFLNISDNLDRLRSEHPQAELFDAKGMLIVPGFVNAHYHGESFLLRATTEGFHFSLWKDEGPLQQAATRLLHKSSYEDVRTLYRAAYGAHLLSGTTCVGEFPPDVDENAFGYMLQGIEPSGIIPVITLQNWEHIGAVRSLHEKRPRVAVNMGKENDFTVYSIEKLSQAAKELRAPLLAHVAEQRDDVEIVRKNFQKDILTLLNSFNAIRQSTILIHANHCSDSEAAIVKEANGTVIVCARSTALKQTGYPALRHLAKRHVRLAMGTDWGDVDMPAEMRFISQLPLVVPGLRLFSSLEILRMATINGAYALGLSAETGSIEPGKRADAVLFNAEDIRLPLTTATSSAESVASIVVNHLSTGDIHTVMMNGTFAERSTSNREHFAAFSATARKFFSEKVLSRPQTHEHTTELARNVLPFSSEARSQQEENEGFEEGFPASARTTRVVGMAEPANPLVNRPKPQREPIRPELPKDTRRVFGEDDDV